TTCTTGCCAGATCCACAAATAGTAATAGCAGCGTAGCATAGAGCATTACGGCAAACCAGAAGGCACCAAACCAGTGCAAGGAAATTGGTATGGGGTGATACCAAAACTTCTCAAGGATTCGTCCTGCTGGATATGCAAGGAATGCGATTACAATCAAAAAGACAAACCACGGACGCAGGGCCGGATAAAATTCCAGAGCCTGCCAGCCACGTATTCCGATGTAGAAATTTACAAGGGCATGAACCGATAAAACTATAATGAAAAACAATGGCATCTTAATGTAATTTAAAGTCAGGTTTATATAACCAAAACCTGGTGATAATTGTTTCGGGTTAGAAAGATACTAATTAAGTGCAAAATGGGAGTCCCCAGTGGGGCACTCCCATTTTACTAATTCCATTTACGGCCAATTCTGAGATCGTGAAAGCTTAATCATGTGTTTTTAATGATTCCGGCCAATGCAGCAAACCTTACTCTTTATTGTGCAAAGAGCGGGAAGTTCTTCATCATGGCGTTAACCTCGTGGTGGACTTCAGAGATAACCTTTTCGTCATCGGGGTTGGACAGAACGCGGTCGATAAAATCAACTATCGGTGCGATATGCTCTTCCTTAAGTCCACGTGTTGTAATGGCCGGGGTACCCAGACGGATTCCTGATGTTTGGAAAGGAGATCTGTCGTCGAATGGCACCATGTTCTTGTTGGCTGTGATGTCAGCAGCTACGAGGCTGTTTTCTGCCTTTTTACCAGTCAGGTCAGGGAACTTAGTACGGAGGTCAACCAGCATGCTGTGGTTGTCAGTTCCGCCTGAAATAATCTTGTATCCCTTTTCGGTAAGGAGTCTTGCCATTTCTGCGGCATTCCTTTGCACCTGTTTTTGATAAGCCTTGTACTCGGGTTGCAGTGCTTCGTAGAAAGAAACTGCCTTGGCTGCAATTACGTGTTCCAGTGGACCACCCTGAATTCCTGGGAATACGGCTGAGTCAAGCAATGATGACATCTTCCTGATTTCACCCTTCTTGGTAGTCTTGCCAAATGGATTGTCGAAGTCCTTACCCATAAGGATAATACCACCACGGGGACCTCTTAGGGTCTTGTGAGTGGTAGAGGTAACTATATGAGCGTATTTAACAGGATTCTTAAGCAAACCGGCAGCTATAAGACCGGCAGGGTGAGCCATGTCAATCATAAGAAGAGCACCTACCTTGTCGGCAATTGCACGCATACGTTCGTAATCCCAATCACGTGAATATGCAGAAGCACCGCCGATAATCAGTTTGGGTTTATGCTTGATTGCCAGTTCTTCCATCATATCGTAGTCAACCAGACCTGTATCTTCTTTTACACCATATGCAACTGGATTGTATAGCAAACCTGAGCTGTTAACCGGTGAACCGTGAGAAAGGTGTCCTCCATGAGCCAGGTCAAGACCCAAAAATGTGTCACCAGGATTCAGAACGGTCATCAGAACGGCCATATTAGCTTGAGCACCACTATGTGGTTGGACATTAGCCCACTCTGCATCAAACAATTCCTTCAGTCTTTCTATAGCAAGGCTTTCGCTTTGGTCAACGACCTGACAGCCCCCATAGTATCTGGCACCCGGAAGACCCTCGGCATATTTGTTGGTTAGCACTGAGCCCATAGCCTCAAGGACCTGTGGACTTACAAAGTTTTCCGATGCAATTAGTTCGATACCATTCATCTGACGCTGACGTTCCTTGTCAATCAGCTCAAAGATTTTTTCGTCTCTCTTCATGTCTTGATTTTAAATTGGTTGGGTCGTCGCTTCACCGAGGCTGAAGCGGGTGACAACTATGTCCAAAATTACACTACTCTTCCGAAAAGTGTATAAGTACTTTCCTATAAACTGAAAATATTTTCGACTTGGATACAAATCCAAGGTATTTACCATCTCTGACAACCGGCAGGTTCCATGCACCCGTGTCATCGAATTTCTTCATAACACTCTCCATTGGTTCGTCCTCTTCGATAAAGGCAGGTGGGAATGTCATCAGGCGCTTGACCTTGGTTGTAGTATATAGCTCATTGTTAAACATTATCTCCCTGATATCATCAAGTACAACCACACCAAGCAATTTCTGGTTTCTGTCTATTACAGGGAACAGGTTTCTCTTGGATTTCGCAATCACGTTTACAAGTTCACCAAGCGTCTGTTCCGGATAGATACACATAAAGTCAGTCTCAACTACCTTGTTGAGACGCATCAGTGTCAATACTGCCTTGTCCTTATGATGGGTAATCAGTTCGCCTCTCCGTGCAAGACGTTTTGTATAGATTGTGTGTGGCTCAAAATACTTGTGTGTAAGAAAGGATAGAGCAGACACCAGAATCAATGGAATAAACAGTGCATAGCCATTAGTTATCTCTGCAATAAGGAAGATTGCAGTCAGTGGTGCGTGCATAACCCCTGCCATCAGTGCAGCCATTCCAACAAGGGTAAAGTGTGCGACAGGCACATTAATGTTTAGCAGGTTGAGCAGCAATGCAAGCGAGTAACCTGTTACCGCACCGATAAACAAACTGGGTGCAAAGATACCCCCCACACCACCTCCGGCATTTGTAAAGGTCGAGGCCACGACCTTAAAGCCGATAATCATGATTAGTACCAGGAAGATAATTCCAATACTATCCTTGAATGAATAGAAGAATGAGTTTTTCAGAATGTTCTCGATACTCCCCGACAACATGGCTGTTATTGTATCATAACCTTCACCGTAGAGCGGAGGGAAGAGGAAGATCAACAAACTCAGAACCAGACCGCAGATCAGCCATTTTGTGAAGGGATTTTTGATCTTACCCATCCTTTTTTCAAGGTAAAAGGTGCCGTAAGTGACATAAAGGGAGACAAAACCTCCCAGTACTCCCAGTACAACATAATAGGGTAGGGCCCCAAGTTCAAACGGAGTATCCAGAATAAAAGTAAACTCAGCAGCCTTTCCGAGGAAAAAATAGGCAACCGATGCTGCACAAACAGCAGAAAGCAGCAAAGGAATTATCGAAGCAGCAGTAAGGTCCAGCATCAAGACCTCCAGAGTAAACATAAGGCCGGCCATGGGGGCTTTGAAAATACCTGCGATGGCACCTGCAGCTCCGCACCCGATAAGTATCGTGATGGTCTTGTAGTTCATGTGAAAGATACGGCCCAGGTTCGAACCGATGGATGCTCCAGTAAGGACTATCGGCGCCTCGGCTCCTACCGAGCCGCCGAAGCCAATGGTGAGGCTACTGCCTATTACAGAGGTGAATGAGTTATGAGGTTTGATATTACTGTCTTTTTTCGATATCGCATAAAGGATCTTGGTTACCCCGTGACTGATGTCGTCTTTTACGATATATCTGACAAAGAGCATTGTGATGAAGATTCCTGCCATTGGATAGAGCAGGTAGAGGTAGTTCCAGCTCGTAAAATCAAATCCCTCAGTAAGTAAATTGTGAATTACGTGGATTGCGTTTTTTAGAATCACTGCTGCTAGTCCGCTGCAGAGTCCCACAATCATGGCAAGTATAAGCAGGAAGCTTTGATGCGAGATGTTCTTAACTCGCCATATTACGAAGCGATTGAACTGATTCCTTATGGTTTCAATAAGCAGCATTGTCTTTCTTTGGCGATGCGAATTTAGGCCTATTTTGGGTTTTATGCAAAACTGATGTTGGTGATATTAAGCTCTTTTAAGATAAATATTGACACTGTCTGCAACCTGAATCCATATTTAACTGTTATTAGTGTTGGAATTAAGCGTTTACTGAACTAAATTGAGAGATGCTCAACTAAACCCGTATATGTCAGACAGTAAATCACTTATATTGTTGGTAGATGACAGTCGTCTGAGCATTGAGATACTCAAGGATATTCTGCTAAAGCATTATCGCCTTCTAATAGCCGAGAATGGATTGGAGGCGTTGAAGCTGGCCTGTGGAGATCCGCGGCCTGACCTGATACTGATGGATGTCGTCATGCCTGGTATAGACGGGTTTGAAACATGCAGACGGCTGAAAACTATGCCCGAGTGCTGTGATATTCCGGTGATCTTCCTGACTTCCCAAACCACCGGTGAGAACATAATACAAGGCTTTGATGCCGGGGCTGTTGATTATATTCCTAAGCCTTTTAACATACCTGAATTGCTGGTAAGAGTAAGGAATCACCTGACACTTAAGTTTGCCCGGGATCAAAACGAAAGGTTGATGGAAAAGGTTGAGACCATCAACAGCAAGTTGACTGCGGGCATCCGCTATGCCCGCAAGATACAGTCTGCAAGCCTTCCCGATGCAGCACTGATGAAGAGTCTACTGCCACCCCATTTTGTTTTCCTGCAACCAAAAGAAATTGTAAGTGGTGACTTTTATTGGGTAGGTGAGGTCGAGGACAATGTTGTTGTGGTGGTTGCCGACAGTACAGGACATGGAGTCCCTGGAGCCTTTATGAGCATGTTTGGCATGGCCCAGATTAATCAGATAGTGGCTGTGCAAAAGATATGTACACCTTCTGTTATATTAGACACGCTCAGGAAAGAGGTAATCAAGGCATTTAAGCAGACAGAAGCAAGTGAGATAAAGGATGGAATGGATATCTCGGTTATAAGCCTGAACCGGGAAAGCCGAACCATACAGTTTGCCGGCGCTTTCAACCCGCTTTACATGGTAAGGGGAGGGGTGCTGGAAGCTATACCTGCTGATTCTATGCCTATTTCTATTGGCTTGCGGTACAAGAGTTATACAAATCATGTACTTGAGTATCAGACTGGTGACTGTTTTTACATGGCATCAGACGGTTATGCCAGTCAGTTTGGTGGCCCCAACGACAAGAAGATTAAGACTTCCGGACTCAAGAAGCTGATGGTGGAGTATGCTCCTCTACCTATGGATGCCCAGAAAAAGGCCTTTACTTCATTCTTTGAAAACTGGAAAGGTAATGGCGAACAAACTGACGATGTACTGCTAATGGGACTTAGAATGGAATAACAAGCAGATTCAGATTCTGCCCTTTGCTTTTCAACTTCAAGGTTGAATTTCATCAGCCTTTCCCAGATCCTTATTTCAAATTTAACGAAGCAGTTTCGTTTGTAATCAACTGCAAAGATCAGGATGAGGTTGATTATTACTGGGAAGCTCTGACTTCAAATGGAGGTGAGGAGGGACCCTGCGGTTGGTGCAAGGACAAGTATGGACTCTCCTGGCAGGTTATTCCAATAGAGTATTACGAATTGGTCAACAGTGAGGATCCTGCTGTGAGGGAAAAAGCAATGAAAACCACCATGATGCAGACTAAGATAATTTTGTCGGAGCTGAAGTAGAGCACTTGTTCAATTCATGATGGAATGAAACCTAATTTCGGGATGCTTGTCTATGTAGCTCAAACAATCTATAGGCAGCAACAAGAGTCGCATGCCCACACAAATCGACCTCAAGGGTCGGTGTAAACCAGATGTCAAGGATACAAACAGCGGCTGGATTGCCTTTAATCTTGGCGGTCGGTGAAGGCATCCACCTGATAGAGATTCAGGGTTTTCATATTTTTCTTGATAGTTTTTCTATTGCTTCTATTTATTAGTCGGTTACGCAGCCCAATGATGCAGAGCTTACTGAACGTCGGAATTTCTTTAATATTCCTGTAAGTTGTGGGCCTTCAATTCGCTTCCAGAGTTTTCGACGCGCCTCCAGTTCCTCATCACTAAGTTTTACATTAATACTATTACTCGTAATATCAATACTTATTATATCTCCATTTTTAATCAGGCCAATTGGTCCCCCCTCATATGCTTCAGGTGTTATGTGTCCCACCACAAAACCGTGTGATCCTCCAGAAAAGCGACCGTCGGTTATTAGCGCAACTTCCTTACCTAACCCTGCGCCCATTACTGCACCAGTGGGCTTAAGCATTTCCGGCATCCCTGGTCCGCCTTTGGGGCCGCTATTACGAATCACGATGACTTCTCCCGGTTTTACCTCATTCTTAATTCCTTCAATAGCTTCAACTTCATTTTCGAAAACGCGGGCCGGGCCTTCAAAGCTTTCACCCTCTTTACCGGTAATTTTTGCAACGGCACCTTCTGGTGCCAGGTTGCCATAGAGAATTTGAAGGTGACCTGTTTTCTTGAGCGGGTTGCTCAGAGGTCGTATTATCTTTTGTCCGGATTTTAAATCTGGAACGTCCTCCAGATTTTCACCAAGAGTTTTTCCGGTAACTGTCATACAGTTGCCATCGAGTAGACCCTCTTTAAGCAAGAATTTCATAACAGCTGGGATGCCACCCACATTGTGCAGATCCTCCATGAGGTATTCCCCACTGGGCTTGAGGTCGGCCAGATAGGGCACCCTATCACTAATGGCCTGGAAATCGTCGATACCTAGCTGAACATCTACTGCCTTAGCCATGGCAATAAGGTGAATCACAGCGTTAGTTGAACCTCCAAGAGCCATTATAAGGGCAATAGCATTTTCAAATGCCTTGCGGGTCATAATATCACGTGGCTTCAGATCTTTTTCCAATAAGAGCAGCACTGTCTTAGCAATTCGTGATGCTTCATTTTGCTTTTCCGGACTTACAGCTGGGTTTGACGAAGAATAGGGAAGGCTCATACCCATACATTCAATGGCTGCTGCCATTGAATTGGCGGTGTACATACCTCCGCATGCACCGGCACCTGGAATACTGTGTTTTATGATTCCCTTGTAGTCGAAGTCTGAGATATTTCCTCGCAAACGTTCTCCATATGCCTCAAAAGCAGATACAATATTTAGGTCCTTCCCTTTCCACGAGCCTTTCATCACTGTTCCCCCATACATCATTAGCCCCGGTCGGTTCAATCGTCCCATGGCAATTAAGGCTCCGGGCATATTCTTATCGCAACCCACTATGGGTACTACAGCATCGTAGAATTGTGCTGACACAACTGTTTCAATAGAGTCGGCAATAAGTTCACGTGAGGGGAGGGAGTACATCATGCCTGTAGTTCCGTTTGTAATGCCGTCGCTAACCCCTATTGTGTGAAATATAAGGCCGTAGAGGTTATCCTGACGGTCAATTTCCTTTTTGAGGGCTGTTGCCAGGTCGTTGAGATGCATGTTACATGGGTTGCCCTGAAAGCCCGTACTTACTATGCCGATCTGGGCTTTTTTCTGGTCATTATCGTCCATGCCAATTGCATGAAGCATGGCTTGTGCAGCAGGGAGGCTGTCGTCCTGAGTAATAAGGCGGCTGTATTTATTAAGCTTATGTGACATAGTTGTTATGTGAGATTATATTTCTTATATGACAAGTAAGCTAAGCCTTTTGTTGCACATATTAAAGACTAATTTGTCTGCAAAAATGTTTTTTATAACCCATTGCCGTGTTATTGAGAATACTAATCGAAAACGTTTATCTATATAACATTCTATCGATATCACTGCCTGCATACCAGCTACTCACAAGTAAACCACAGCGTAACCTTTACTTCCTGGCCCGAATAATCGGTGCCCGTCAGCGTTTTGGTGGTAGAGCCCGTAACATTGCCCTGACTGTCGAGACTCGAGTCAGTAATGGTATGCTCCAGTTTCTTTAGCGTGGACTGTGTATGGTAGGTTCCGGTTGTCTCGTAACTATGGGCCTTATCCGAGATATTGGATATCGGACCAGTAATAAAGTTGAACACGTCCTCAACTACCATGTGGTGCATTTCTTCTGTACGGCGGTAGGTATTGGCTGCATGGGGGACGTTCTCATAATCGTAGTAAGCCCCCCAGGATGAGGTCGTTTCAGTACTTTGCATGATTTCCATTCTACCAGTGATAAGGTTGTAGAAAATGCTCTGGCGCTTCTTCCATTCTTTGATAGTATTTGGCAAAGCCTTGCCATTTGTGATGTCAATACGCTCGTTAAATGAGGTTTCTATTACTACTGTAGAATCATTTAGCATACGCTTTGTACGGTTGTAATCGTTCAACTCCCAGGCATAGCTCAAAGTCAGGTTGCGCCAGATATCCATGCGTCCCGTTACAATAAAGGCTCCCTTACTGCCATCGTCGTAATGGTGGATTGCCTGGTCGCTGACGTTTGCGTACAGCAAGGCATCGATATTGATGACCGGTGTAGCGGTCAGTTTTATGTCCGCCGAAAAGTTGGCCGACAGGGCCACCACATCGGGGCACTTTTGGTTGACAAAGAGCAGGAGGGCCATGTGCTGAAAGTTTTTTTCGGCTTCCTCTGTGCGGGCATCCAGTATAACGGCGTAGTTGGTAGAGTCCGATAAGTCCTCAAAGACCATGCGTTTCGCCTCATGATCCCACCAGCCGTAATACACCATTTCCTCCGGGTTCTTTTCGTCCCGCCGCTCGTAGTTGACGACCAGACTGCGGTCGGCCGTCTGGTTGTGCAGCAGCACCACGCGTGAGGCGAGGTGCGGCACGGTAAATTGCAAGACCTCCTCCCTGGGTACATCGTCGCCAGAGGTGAAGAGCCAGGACGCATGGGTTGCGAAAGTGCCTTTGTTTTCGGAGCCTGCATTGCTAATCAGCGGGGTAAAAGGATTTCCGCCGGCGGTATTGATGATGGTGAAATTCTCGTTTTTACCCTCCAGCAGGTAGCGCACCCAGGCATCGTACTCCTTGCCAATGGTCGATCCCAGGTCGCTTTGTATTTGACTGTTGAGATAGGTCCGCCAGCTCCAATTGGTGATGATGCCCAGACTCAGCAGATGTTCTCTCAGTATTTTTGCCACGTTGAGCGGAGTCCCGTTTCGATAGCTGCGCATGTAGTGCAAAAAGGCACTCGAAGTATTGGCATCGGCCGAGTTGATGGTGAACTTTTCTGCCAGTGAAAACAGGCTCGCTGTCCCCGCATCCCACGAAGTCCCCAGCAAATCGTAAATGCTGAGACCGTTCTTTGTGCTCGTCAAAGCCCCCATCAGATTAAGTTCCGGCTCCGTATCCTCCATTTCATCTGCAGTCCACACCAGCCGGTCGGCCAGCGGCGCGTGTGCCTCGGCAAAGAAATAATTGCCGGCCACAACGTTAAAGTATCCATGTTGGGTATAATGCATATACTCGTGTGCCAGAGTCCTTCGCACATCATCGGTCTCATAGGCATAGGACGAGTTGAGGTAGAAATATCCTTCAGCGTAACCCGACATTGTGATGTAGCCTAAGGCATCCCCGGATCCTAAAATTCTATTAACAATGCCGGATCCGGTATCACCCACATAGACAATAAACTTGCGAAGGCCCATGTATGGCAATCCTGCTCCTTCAAAGGCATCCATGATCTCCTTCATGTAGTGGGCCACATCCTGAACCAGATAGGGAGTACCATCCTGATCGGGATCTGTGTTGCTGTCATGCCAGGGCTTTGTCCCACCTTTGGCGATATTGAGTAAATAATAGGCATGGTATTGGCCATCTTCCTTAGAGTGAGGTTTATAACGGTAAATAACCTTCACACGGTCGTTCTCAAAGCTATGCGTGTAAGACCCGTGTTGTATTTCCCACCAGCCTAGCTTCGTAAGGTGGAAGGTTTTAAAGTACAGCTCATTCTTACCCATTATTAAGCCCCCCTCATTATAGGCTTCCCATTTTTGCTCAGCTTCATTAAAGAATACCGGACGGTAATTGGGAATATCTTTGTCATCAATGCCCTCAACGTCGATATTCTTCAGTTTTATTTCCAGGGGTAAGGTAAATACAGAGCCAAAGCTAACAGTAAGGTCATATACCGAGCCCATCCGGTGGCCCTCAGGGGCTGCCGGAGGATTCTCCAGCTTAGTAATCACCAGCCGGAAATCACCCTGGGATAATCCTTTTGGTAAAGTCACTTCAATACTGTCCACCTCCACAGTAAAATCCTCAAGGTCTACATTAACTATTTCATCAAAGAGGGTTTGTCCCAAAGATGAGACCTTCAAAGGCGTTCCATACAAGGGATCGCAATTATTCTCCTCAAGCACACAACGATACCAGGCTGTAGTCATCGGTTCCAGCACCAGTTGCGTACTACTGTAGCTGACGACATTGACTGCCAGGTCGTTTTGGCTCATCTGCCCGTCTATACGATACCAGGTGGTACCATCTACAGAAGCCTCCCAGGCTATGTCGCCCCTTGTGCTGAAAGGAGGCACCAGAACCACCCTGCGGTCATTAAGGCTGGCATTGGGAATCTGCTGTAGATCCAGTACCACGCTTTCGGGGTAGCTTGCTTCGAGTTGCTCCTGCTCTGTCATTGGCAGCACTGTAATAGCTTGGGTGTTCAAATAGTTTAACAATGGGGATCTCTCCGGATTCCCCTGAAATTCCCAATCGTACCTTGGTGCCTCGTCATTGAAAATCTTGCAGTAGTATCGTTGGGCTTTGTCACCTTCAGACATCTCAATTGTCAGTACAGGACTCTCGTTTTTGAAAAAGTCCTCGTTGTGGAAAGTATAATCCCATTGTTCAGGATACTTCATCCAGTAATAACGGTTTCCCGGATGGTCCATACCCGTAAGCTCCCTGATGTCGATGTGGATGCTTTCTCCCGCCGGTACCTTAAAAAGACTGTCGCGCAACAAAACCTCTTTTTGGTTGCCCAGCCCTTGCTGGTAGGCATCCCCTTCCGGGATGTTTTCATAGCGCAGTCGGTTCCAGCCCATAAACAGGGTGTGGTCGCCCTGCAAAAAGGCAAGGGGAATGTTGTCGCTGAGTTCGTTGTTGTTGAGTTTCAGCAGCGCAGGGACCCTAAAGCCATCAACGCCCGCGGGCAGTCGTTCAATGCGGTTGTGGCTGAGGTCCAACTCTTCCAGCTTACGCAAGTTGCACAGCTCTTCGGGAAAGACCGTAAGGCGGTTGTGCGACAGATTCAGCACCCTTAAGTCTCGCCAGGCCCCAAAGTTAGTGGGTAGGGTCGCAATAGCATTATTGGCCGCCTGCAGTATCTTGAGTCCACTCAGTTGCTGCAAGCCCTCCGGGAGACTTGTAAGTTGGTTGTTGTTCAGGTTGATGTTTGTAAGGCCTTGTAATTGCCCAATTTCATCGGGCAGACTGCTGAATTGGTTGTCCTGAAAAGGCAGGCGAGATAGTCGGCTCAGCGCCCCCAGTTCGGGTGGAATGGCACCCTCCAGCAGGTTGTTTTGCAAATCAAGCACCAGCAGCTCCCGGCAGTTGCCCAGCGAAGCCGGAATTTCTCCACTGAAACGGTTGTTTGCCAAATGGAGTCCGATCAACCCGGTCAGTTCGCCCAGCGACTCAGGAAGCGGCCCCTCCAGCCGATTGCCGTCCAGGTAAATGCTTTGTAAAGCACTGAGTCGCCCAATGTCTATGGGCAGTCCACCTTCTATTCCACATGAGGATATAGTAAGGGAACGTAGTTTGCTTAGATTTGTAATTGATGTGGGCAGCGTCCCACTCAAGTTGTTATCATACAAATAGATCTCGCGCAGATTGCCAAGTTGTCCCAATGCCTCCGGTAAAGGCCCTTCCAGCAGGTGCGAAATGTCGATGCTTTCCAGCTTTTGCAGCTGCACGAGCTTTTCCGACAACTGTCCTTTTAGCGTGCTGCCGTACACTGCATCCAGGGTCAGCTCCCGCAACTGTGGTAAATCGTACAGCGCATCCGGCAGTGTGCCGTGTAATTTTCCGGTGACATATAGGGTGCGCAATTCGCTGAGTTGGCCGAGTTCCTCAGGCAGGTAGCCCTCAAAGGGATCGTTGTAACGGTCAATTTTAAGGCCCACCACCCGTCCGTTCATCACCAGTACCCCCGGCCACCTAATCACAGGCAATTGGAGGTCCCAGTCCAAGGCTCCCCCAAAAGCTTCGTTGATAGCCAAGAGAGCCAGAGAATCAGTCTCGTTGACAGTAATGGGCTCAGGAGATAAATAAACGGCCTGAGCAACGTTGGCAAAGAATTCCTTATTTCCGGTAAGTATAGTGTCGCTACTTAAAAGATCAAAGTAACCGTTGTAGGCGCCTCCCCAGCCAAAGTTCACGTGAAAACGTCCATCGCTGTCCATTCCGTCCACAACCACGGCATGATATGCACTCTTGCCAGGTATTACAACATATATTGGTCGTTCCTGCTCCAGTTCATTTTGCATGTACCACGATTGGGTGCTGCTCATATGCATATGGTAGCCAAAATTGTTTTGCATTACCCATTCGTAATTGGGACGCCCGGGTGCACTACCGATCATCTCATATGACAAGCAATATTGCATTTCCATTGCTATACCCAACTGAAGTGACAAGGCTTCATAGTCATCCTCTGTCATAGTATTCCAGTCGTAGTAGCTGTTTTCCATATCGGTACATAGTTGCCCTATGACCGGATGGTTATAGCAGTGAGAGCCCTTACCTTTTGCCGGGTATTGATGGTAAGCCATTATTTGTAAGAAAGCCGTAGCCGCACAGCCTGTAGCACAGTTTCCTGTTTCAGGATGCAGAAACTGGTTGAGTGCTATACCACGTTGATCCAACA
The genomic region above belongs to Xiashengella succiniciproducens and contains:
- a CDS encoding C10 family peptidase; this translates as MENSTPNTYTPQNFSKGANNVLSITCLTLLLCILPFSMLAQSRMQTAQDFLQSSSSLKSASDVYLKYESTGEVTTRVAVFESENNGFVLIAGDDEQHKVVGYVDNGKFNYYQAPEALVAILSWYEEIPISQSHALLKSGSSYTPIAPMLDQRGIALNQFLHPETGNCATGCAATAFLQIMAYHQYPAKGKGSHCYNHPVIGQLCTDMENSYYDWNTMTEDDYEALSLQLGIAMEMQYCLSYEMIGSAPGRPNYEWVMQNNFGYHMHMSSTQSWYMQNELEQERPIYVVIPGKSAYHAVVVDGMDSDGRFHVNFGWGGAYNGYFDLLSSDTILTGNKEFFANVAQAVYLSPEPITVNETDSLALLAINEAFGGALDWDLQLPVIRWPGVLVMNGRVVGLKIDRYNDPFEGYLPEELGQLSELRTLYVTGKLHGTLPDALYDLPQLRELTLDAVYGSTLKGQLSEKLVQLQKLESIDISHLLEGPLPEALGQLGNLREIYLYDNNLSGTLPTSITNLSKLRSLTISSCGIEGGLPIDIGRLSALQSIYLDGNRLEGPLPESLGELTGLIGLHLANNRFSGEIPASLGNCRELLVLDLQNNLLEGAIPPELGALSRLSRLPFQDNQFSSLPDEIGQLQGLTNINLNNNQLTSLPEGLQQLSGLKILQAANNAIATLPTNFGAWRDLRVLNLSHNRLTVFPEELCNLRKLEELDLSHNRIERLPAGVDGFRVPALLKLNNNELSDNIPLAFLQGDHTLFMGWNRLRYENIPEGDAYQQGLGNQKEVLLRDSLFKVPAGESIHIDIRELTGMDHPGNRYYWMKYPEQWDYTFHNEDFFKNESPVLTIEMSEGDKAQRYYCKIFNDEAPRYDWEFQGNPERSPLLNYLNTQAITVLPMTEQEQLEASYPESVVLDLQQIPNASLNDRRVVLVPPFSTRGDIAWEASVDGTTWYRIDGQMSQNDLAVNVVSYSSTQLVLEPMTTAWYRCVLEENNCDPLYGTPLKVSSLGQTLFDEIVNVDLEDFTVEVDSIEVTLPKGLSQGDFRLVITKLENPPAAPEGHRMGSVYDLTVSFGSVFTLPLEIKLKNIDVEGIDDKDIPNYRPVFFNEAEQKWEAYNEGGLIMGKNELYFKTFHLTKLGWWEIQHGSYTHSFENDRVKVIYRYKPHSKEDGQYHAYYLLNIAKGGTKPWHDSNTDPDQDGTPYLVQDVAHYMKEIMDAFEGAGLPYMGLRKFIVYVGDTGSGIVNRILGSGDALGYITMSGYAEGYFYLNSSYAYETDDVRRTLAHEYMHYTQHGYFNVVAGNYFFAEAHAPLADRLVWTADEMEDTEPELNLMGALTSTKNGLSIYDLLGTSWDAGTASLFSLAEKFTINSADANTSSAFLHYMRSYRNGTPLNVAKILREHLLSLGIITNWSWRTYLNSQIQSDLGSTIGKEYDAWVRYLLEGKNENFTIINTAGGNPFTPLISNAGSENKGTFATHASWLFTSGDDVPREEVLQFTVPHLASRVVLLHNQTADRSLVVNYERRDEKNPEEMVYYGWWDHEAKRMVFEDLSDSTNYAVILDARTEEAEKNFQHMALLLFVNQKCPDVVALSANFSADIKLTATPVINIDALLYANVSDQAIHHYDDGSKGAFIVTGRMDIWRNLTLSYAWELNDYNRTKRMLNDSTVVIETSFNERIDITNGKALPNTIKEWKKRQSIFYNLITGRMEIMQSTETTSSWGAYYDYENVPHAANTYRRTEEMHHMVVEDVFNFITGPISNISDKAHSYETTGTYHTQSTLKKLEHTITDSSLDSQGNVTGSTTKTLTGTDYSGQEVKVTLWFTCE